The genomic region CGTCTTGAGGATGAAAAAGACCGCCTATTTCGAATTGCTTCGGCGCAGTCCCGACGCCGCGCTCGAAGTCATCAAATATCTGGGCGCCCGGCTCAACGAAGCGCAGGAGAAAGCCAAGTTGCTCGCCTTGGACCGCACCGATCAACGCCTGGCGGCCCTGTTGCTTGACCTGGCCGAACGCAGCGGCGTTCCGGATCCGCAGGGCATCAGGCTCGCCGTGCGTCTCACCCGTCAGGACATGGCTGACATGATCGGCACCACGACCGAAACCGCCATCCGCATCATGAGCCGGTTCAAAAAGGACCGTCTCGTGGCCGGGACGGCAAACCGGTTGATTATCAAGGACCTCGCGCGCCTCAAGTCCTTCGCATCCGTCTAATTTCACGCGCCTGTCGGGTATTTTCCAAAAACATGACGAATATCATGTTTTTGCTTCTACCTCCTTCTGTATCCTGCCGGCACAGTTCGACCCTTTTTTCATAACCTGGCTGTCATCTCCAAGAAGGAGGCCCCAATATGGAGACTCGTCGTCCGCATCCGCATCCCATCCTCGCCGGTCTTGCCGCCTGCCTGCTGATTCCGCTTTCGCTCGATGCGACTCCGGCCAACGCCAAGACGCACGAAGTTGCGATGACGGCGGTCGAGACCGATGTCGTCATCGACGGCAGCGGCGAGAAGTACGCCGCCTGGACGTTCAACGGAACGATGCCCGGGCCCGTGATTCGCGTCACGGAAGGCGATACGATCAAGTTCACGCTCACGAATCCCGCGACGAACAAATATCCGCACGCGATGGACTTTCATGCGGCCGAGATCGACTTCTTGAAGAACTATCGC from Nitrospira japonica harbors:
- a CDS encoding Crp/Fnr family transcriptional regulator, whose product is MSKRQSKSSSNGEAAALPPGIAHIPLLNILSDTDRRHMLGELSEARYGKDDYIFREGDPTEYFHIVKEGIVKCVKSSPEGKECTLKMLMPGDLFCCDAAAFDGACHPGAAQSMGDVSVLRMKKTAYFELLRRSPDAALEVIKYLGARLNEAQEKAKLLALDRTDQRLAALLLDLAERSGVPDPQGIRLAVRLTRQDMADMIGTTTETAIRIMSRFKKDRLVAGTANRLIIKDLARLKSFASV